The following coding sequences lie in one Glycine soja cultivar W05 chromosome 16, ASM419377v2, whole genome shotgun sequence genomic window:
- the LOC114389634 gene encoding uncharacterized protein LOC114389634, whose product MEKPPRCKFTVFFFIIISLSLGLISFVLCIAAEIKRNKEEDLRWNGKLCYLPSSKAFGLGIAALVSFFLAQIIGNSILLKYSCWRRKNKPHFKVPAIAKILVLISWVSFGFAAILLIAATSMNRKQPYRVGWLKGECYLVKGGTYVGSAILVLVTVCSVNGSAFSTLKSSQANQHQHTKRHKQMG is encoded by the exons ATGGAAAAACCTCCTAGATGCAAATTCACAGTGTTCTTCTTCATCATAATTTCCCTCTCCCTTGGCTTGATTTCCTTTGTCTTGTGTATCGCCGCCGAGATAAAGAGGAATAAG GAGGAGGATCTCAGGTGGAATGGGAAACTATGTTATTTGCCATCAAGCAAGGCATTTGGATTGGGAATTGCAGCTTTGGTTAGTTTCTTTCTTGCCCAGATCATTGGGAATTCTATATTATTAAAGTATTCTTGttggagaagaaaaaataaacccCACTTCAAGGTGCCTGCTATCGCAAAGATTCTGGTTTTGATATCTTG GGTTAGCTTTGGATTTGCAGCTATTTTATTGATTGCAGCCACAAGCATGAACAGAAAGCAGCCATATAGGGTAGGGTGGTTGAAAGGTGAGTGCTACCTAGTCAAAGGGGGAACCTATGTTGGATCAGCCATATTGGTCCTAGTCACGGTGTGTTCTGTAAATGGTTCGGCTTTCTCAACATTAAAATCAAGCCAAGCAAATCAGCATCAGCATACAAAAAGACACAAACAAATGGGGTGA
- the LOC114389523 gene encoding long-chain-alcohol oxidase FAO4A-like, with amino-acid sequence MNRKNMESNGESHSSRSGSFREGFGLAPNEAKVHTLVELGSVDYTHTTTTSLLQDGDDDDVGEEREKEQRKPLTNSLSPRQMKSLVALCDTLLPSINNNNVVWGSDDESVANFYKTSASLAGTPEHLGILISEKLKHPSTWLLLLTLWLLSTWFGTFILCGTLSLSTKFPFFHSYPELSLLKRQKVMQSWSLSYLRPLRMFFRTIKLLTLLVFFTQLDEAEDNPSWKAIGYCGPDPEFKSQLKNHFFTKQRGQEEKEDDGTEDVRGPLYKGLIRINNPRDIITDSLRRVGFSVSATPKKTKASTLSSPSLVIKCDAVVVGSGSGGGVVAGVLANAGYKVLVLEKGSYSARNNLSLLEGPSMDQMYLSNGLVATNDMSVLILAGSTVGGGSAINWSASIRTPQHVCKEWCDRHELELFESMLYKEALDVVCEKMGVQSEIDDEGFNNAVLRRGCVEMGYPVCNIPRNATSDHYCGWCCLGCKDGRKKGTLETWLVDLVKSGNGAIIPSCEAIQVLHKKKKGRHRKIARGVAFAIEYKGKKDICVVESKVTIVACGALSTPALLKRSGLKNENIGRNLHLHPVAMAWGYFPDSPSPELWPEKHKKSYEGGIMTAMSTVVAQFDKSGYGTVIQTPALHPGMFSILMPWTSGADIKDRMRKFSRTAHVFALARDQGSGTVNSPSCISYQLKDIDKENLKVGLEKVLRILAAAGAEEIGTHNNKGRRINVKQVSYHEFEKFVKEESSMSLTDISTPLCSAHQMGSCKMGTNPRESVVNQMGETWEVEGLYLADSSVFPTALGVNPMVTVQAISYCTAQYVLEVLRRKRK; translated from the exons CTCCGAACGAGGCAAAAGTTCACACTTTGGTTGAGCTTGGTAGTGTTGATTATACACACACTACTACTACTAGTCTTCTTCaagatggtgatgatgatgatgttggtgaggagagagagaaagagcaaAGAAAACCTCTTACAAACTCTCTATCTCCTAGGCAGATGAAGTCCCTTGTTGCTCTTTGTGACACCCTCTTACCttccatcaacaacaacaacgttgTTTGGGGCTCTGATGATGAATCTGTTGCCAACTTCTACAAGACTTCGGCTTCCCTGGCTGGAACACCTGAGCAT CTTGGGATATTGATAAGTGAGAAGCTGAAGCACCCAAGTACATGGCTGTTGTTGCTGACACTATGGCTACTATCCACATGGTTTGGCACATTCATACTGTGTGGTACGTTGAGCCTCTCAACAAAGTTTCCTTTCTTCCATAGCTACCCAGAATTGTCTCTTCTCAAACGGCAAAAAGTTATGCAGTCTTGGTCTCTCAGTTACCTTCGACCCCTTAGGATGTTCTTCAGAACCATCAAGCTTCTCACTCTCCTTGTCTTCTTCACTCAG CTAGATGAAGCAGAAGACAACCCATCATGGAAGGCAATTGGGTATTGTGGACCTGATCCAGAGTTCAAATCACAGTTGAAGAACCActtctttacaaagcaaagaggacaagaagaaaaagaagatgatGGCACTGAAGATGTTAGAGGACCTCTTTACAAAGGTCTTATCCGCATAAATAACCCACGAGACATCATTACAGATTCTCTAAGACGAGTTGGATTCTCTGTCTCTGCTACTCCCAAAAAGACCAAGGCTTCTACCCTATCATCTCCTTCTCTAGTTATAAAATGTGATGCAGTGGTTGTTGGTTCTGGCTCTGGAGGAGGGGTAGTAGCTGGAGTTCTTGCAAATGCTGGTTACAAAGTTCTGGTCTTGGAGAAAGGAAGCTATTCTGCTAGGAACAATCTTTCCCTTCTTGAAGGACCAAGCATGGATCAAATGTACCTCTCCAATGGTTTGGTTGCTACAAACGACATGTCTGTGCTAATACTAGCAGGCTCCACAGTTGGTGGAGGGTCTGCAATCAACTGGTCGGCCAGCATTAGAACTCCTCAACATGTGTGCAAGGAGTGGTGCGATCGCCACGAGCTCGAACTATTCGAGAGTATGTTGTACAAAGAAGCCTTGGATGTTGTGTGTGAGAAAATGGGAGTGCAATCTGAGATTGATGATGAAGGGTTCAACAATGCTGTTTTAAGAAGAGGGTGTGTAGAAATGGGGTATCCTGTGTGCAACATTCCCAGGAATGCTACATCTGATCACTACTGTGGCTGGTGTTGCTTGGGGTGCAAGGATGGAAGGAAGAAAGGTACATTGGAAACATGGCTTGTGGACTTGGTGAAATCAGGGAATGGTGCAATCATTCCAAGTTGTGAGGCTATTCAAGTCTtgcataagaaaaagaaaggaaggcaCAGAAAAATAGCAAGGGGTGTGGCTTTTGCAATTGAATACAAGGGGAAAAAGGACATTTGTGTAGTGGAGTCAAAGGTCACAATTGTTGCTTGTGGAGCACTTAGTACTCCAGCATTGCTTAAAAGAAGTGGATTGAAGAATGAAAACATAGGGAGAAACTTGCACCTTCATCCAGTGGCAATGGCTTGGGGCTACTTCCCTGATTCACCTTCACCTGAGTTGTGGCCTGAGAAACATAAGAAGAGCTATGAAGGAGGGATTATGACAGCAATGTCCACAGTTGTTGCACAGTTTGACAAATCTGGATATGGTACAGTGATCCAGACACCTGCATTGCATCCTGGTATGTTCTCAATTCTAATGCCATGGACTTCTGGTGCGGATATAAAAGATCGAATGCGCAAGTTCTCTAGAACGGCTCATGTGTTTGCGCTGGCAAGGGATCAAGGATCAGGAACTGTGAATTCGCCTTCGTGTATAAGTTATCAGTTGAAAGACATTGACAAAGAGAATTTAAAGGTTGGACTTGAGAAGGTACTGAGGATTCTTGCAGCAGCTGGAGCTGAAGAAATTGGGACACACAACAACAAGGGAAGGAGAATAAATGTGAAGCAAGTGAGCTATCATGAGTTTGAGAAATTTGTGAAAGAGGAAAGTTCAATGTCTTTGACAGACATTTCAACCCCATTGTGTTCAGCACATCAAATGGGAAGCTGTAAAATGGGTACTAATCCAAGGGAATCAGTTGTGAACCAAATGGGAGAGACATGGGAAGTGGAGGGTCTTTATTTGGCAGACTCAAGTGTGTTTCCCACAGCTTTGGGTGTGAATCCAATGGTCACTGTTCAGGCTATTTCTTACTGCACAGCACAATATGTTCTTGAAGTTcttagaaggaaaagaaagtga